From one uncultured Paludibacter sp. genomic stretch:
- a CDS encoding Peptidase M23, whose protein sequence is MKSKXSLFILSTLFSAFGINXNAQLRVMAAPANMKTAIKNTFPTKPSVKDSTNIYENMLNDESDDLMENHPAEDIYNNIWTSEHVNPYKVPLSALPDSVRINCSGFVMPIYGRVTSKFGPRRYRFHYGIDLALHVGDSVRAAFKGKVRIIDYDGGGYGNYVVIRHENGLETVYAHLSKVEVKLNQNVKAGEIIALGGNTGRSTGPHLHFETRYIGNALNPAHLIDFEDGKVIASTYILTKKKNFYYQHRESSREIAKYVKVRKGDNLSRIAERNGISVATLKRLNGLKGSTIKPGKRLKIK, encoded by the coding sequence ATGAAAAGTAAAATNAGTTTATTTATTCTTTCTACATTGTTTTCAGCATTCGGGATAAATGNAAACGCTCAGCTAAGAGTAATGGCAGCTCCCGCAAATATGAAAACAGCCATTAAAAACACATTTCCAACAAAACCTTCGGTGAAAGATTCAACCAATATTTATGAAAATATGTTGAATGATGAATCGGACGACTTGATGGAAAACCACCCTGCAGAAGATATTTATAACAATATCTGGACAAGTGAACATGTAAATCCTTATAAAGTCCCATTAAGCGCTCTTCCTGATTCTGTAAGGATAAATTGTTCNGGATTTGTAATGCCNATATACGGTAGAGTAACATCCAAATTTGGTCCCCGCCGTTATCGTTTCCATTACGGAATTGATTTAGCGTTACATGTAGGAGATAGCGTACGTGCCGCGTTCAAAGGAAAAGTGAGAATTATTGACTATGATGGTGGCGGCTATGGAAACTATGTTGTAATTAGACACGAAAATGGATTAGAAACCGTATATGCGCATTTAAGCAAAGTGGAAGTTAAACTAAACCAGAATGTAAAGGCGGGTGAAATAATAGCATTGGGAGGAAATACCGGACGTTCCACAGGTCCACATTTGCATTTTGAAACACGCTATATAGGTAATGCACTTAATCCTGCTCATCTAATTGATTTTGAAGACGGAAAAGTTATAGCATCCACTTACATACTTACTAAAAAGAAAAACTTCTATTATCAGCATAGAGAAAGCAGCAGGGAAATTGCAAAATACGTAAAGGTNCGTAAAGGAGACAATTTAAGTAGAATTGCTGAGCGTAATGGAATCTCAGTTGCTACCTTAAAAAGATTAAATGGTTTAAAAGGGAGCACCATAAAACCCGGGAAACGACTTAAAATCAAATAA
- the mgsA gene encoding Methylglyoxal synthase — MRVKKQLKIALVAHDARKADMVEWAVFNAEMLSKHKLVCTGTTGKLIQDAFKKKDIKAEITRKNSGPMGGDAEIAAMVVNKQIDFCVFLIDDLSANPHEADIQMLLRQCRIHNIPIACNRYSADLMITSPLWDDEDYTPTAPKYVEFKRK, encoded by the coding sequence ATGAGGGTGAAAAAACAATTGAAAATAGCTTTAGTTGCGCATGATGCGCGCAAAGCAGATATGGTGGAGTGGGCGGTTTTTAATGCAGAAATGCTTTCAAAACATAAGCTCGTTTGTACAGGTACCACAGGAAAATTAATACAAGATGCATTTAAGAAAAAGGACATAAAAGCCGAGATTACACGTAAAAATTCGGGTCCAATGGGAGGCGATGCGGAAATTGCTGCTATGGTGGTAAATAAGCAGATTGATTTTTGTGTTTTTTTAATTGACGATTTGAGTGCAAATCCGCACGAGGCGGATATTCAAATGTTGCTCCGTCAGTGCCGGATCCATAATATCCCTATTGCTTGTAACCGATATAGCGCAGACCTGATGATAACCAGTCCGCTTTGGGATGATGAAGATTATACTCCAACCGCGCCAAAATACGTGGAATTTAAAAGGAAGTAA
- the yliK gene encoding methylmalonyl-CoA mutase (Evidence 2a : Function from experimental evidences in other organisms; PubMedId : 1355087; Product type e : enzyme), whose protein sequence is MTLGSNNRYKMKPNFKDININNFTAAEKTPVVESTWLTPEQIPVKPFYTKEDLNGIEHLNYAAGVPPFLRGPYSTMYVMQPWTIRQYAGFSTAEESNAFYRRNLAAGQKGLSVAFDLATHRGYDADHERVVGDVGKAGVSICSVEDMKVLFDGIPLNKMSVSMTMNGAVLPVLAFYINAGLEQGAKLEEMAGTIQNDILKEFMVRNTYIYPPKFSMKIIADIFEYTSKNMPKFNSISISGYHMQEAGATADIELAYTLADGLEYLRAGVNAGMDIDSFAPRLSFFWAIGMNHFMEIAKMRAARMLWAKIVKQFNPKNPKSLALRTHSQTSGWSLTEQDPFNNVGRTCIEAMGAALGHTQSLHTNALDEAIALPTDFSARIARNTQIYIQQETEICREVDPWAGSYYVESLTNEIAEKAWALIEEVEKLGGMAAAIETGIPKMRIEEAAARTQARIDSGEQIIVGVNQYRLEKEDPIDILEVDNTAVRKQQIERLQQLRATRDNEAVKKSLEAITECAKTGKGNLLELAVEAAKLRASLGEISDACEAVVGRYKATIRTISGVYSEGTKNDADFKRACELTDKFAKKEGRRPRIMIAKMGQDGHDRGAKVVATGYADCGFDVDMGPLFQTPAEAAKQAVENDVHVMGVSSLAAGHKTLVPQVIEELKKLGREDIIVIAGGVIPAQDYDYLYKSGVAAIFGPGSPVAKAACTIMEILLEE, encoded by the coding sequence TTCCGGTAAAACCATTTTATACCAAAGAAGATTTAAACGGAATAGAGCACTTAAATTACGCTGCGGGAGTTCCTCCATTTTTGCGCGGTCCGTACAGCACAATGTATGTAATGCAACCTTGGACAATTCGTCAATATGCCGGATTTTCAACCGCTGAAGAAAGTAACGCTTTTTACCGCCGAAATTTAGCAGCAGGACAGAAAGGACTTTCCGTCGCATTCGACCTTGCCACACACCGTGGTTACGATGCCGACCACGAACGCGTTGTAGGAGATGTGGGAAAAGCGGGAGTTTCCATTTGCTCCGTAGAAGATATGAAAGTTTTATTTGATGGAATTCCATTGAATAAAATGTCCGTTTCAATGACAATGAATGGAGCTGTGCTTCCTGTGCTTGCTTTTTATATCAATGCAGGATTGGAGCAAGGCGCTAAATTAGAGGAAATGGCAGGAACTATTCAAAACGATATTTTGAAAGAATTTATGGTGCGTAATACTTACATTTATCCGCCAAAATTCTCGATGAAAATTATTGCTGATATTTTTGAATATACTTCCAAAAATATGCCTAAATTCAATTCGATATCGATTTCAGGTTACCATATGCAAGAAGCGGGCGCAACCGCTGATATAGAATTAGCATACACGCTGGCAGATGGTTTGGAATATCTTCGCGCGGGCGTAAATGCAGGAATGGACATCGACTCGTTCGCACCACGTTTGTCGTTCTTTTGGGCTATAGGAATGAATCATTTTATGGAAATTGCAAAAATGCGTGCAGCTCGTATGCTTTGGGCAAAAATCGTAAAACAGTTTAATCCGAAAAATCCAAAATCATTAGCATTGCGTACACACTCACAAACTTCCGGATGGAGTTTAACTGAGCAAGATCCTTTCAATAACGTTGGTCGTACTTGTATAGAAGCAATGGGAGCTGCTTTAGGACATACACAATCGCTTCACACCAATGCTTTGGACGAAGCAATTGCACTTCCTACCGATTTTTCGGCTCGTATTGCTCGTAATACTCAAATTTATATACAACAAGAAACGGAAATTTGTCGTGAAGTAGATCCTTGGGCTGGCTCTTATTACGTAGAATCATTGACTAACGAAATTGCAGAAAAAGCATGGGCGTTGATTGAAGAAGTAGAAAAATTGGGAGGTATGGCGGCTGCAATTGAAACAGGTATTCCAAAAATGCGTATTGAAGAAGCTGCCGCACGCACTCAAGCGCGCATTGACAGTGGAGAACAAATAATTGTAGGTGTAAATCAATATCGTTTGGAAAAAGAAGACCCGATTGATATTTTGGAAGTGGATAATACCGCCGTTCGTAAACAACAAATCGAACGTTTACAGCAACTTCGCGCAACTCGCGACAACGAAGCCGTTAAAAAATCGCTGGAAGCTATTACAGAATGTGCAAAAACAGGAAAAGGAAACTTGCTGGAATTAGCTGTGGAAGCAGCGAAACTGCGCGCGAGTTTAGGAGAAATTTCAGATGCCTGCGAAGCAGTCGTAGGACGTTATAAAGCAACAATCAGAACAATTTCAGGTGTGTATTCAGAAGGAACTAAAAACGATGCGGATTTCAAACGTGCTTGCGAGCTTACTGATAAATTCGCAAAAAAAGAAGGTCGCCGCCCGCGTATTATGATTGCCAAAATGGGACAGGACGGACACGACCGCGGTGCAAAAGTAGTAGCAACCGGATATGCCGACTGTGGTTTTGATGTGGATATGGGACCTTTGTTTCAAACTCCTGCCGAAGCCGCAAAACAAGCCGTAGAAAACGATGTTCATGTAATGGGAGTTTCTTCATTGGCTGCAGGTCACAAAACATTGGTGCCACAAGTGATTGAAGAACTGAAAAAACTCGGACGTGAGGACATTATTGTAATTGCAGGTGGAGTAATTCCCGCGCAAGATTATGATTATCTTTATAAATCGGGCGTAGCGGCAATTTTCGGACCGGGAAGTCCTGTGGCAAAGGCTGCTTGTACTATTATGGAGATATTATTGGAAGAGTAA